A single window of Archangium gephyra DNA harbors:
- a CDS encoding SulP family inorganic anion transporter — translation MQSPSTPSSTPRPEQADASTWKSDLVSGFLVFLIALPLCLGIAMASGFPPVSGILTAVVGGVLASWLGSARLTIKGPAAGLIVIALGAVQELGQGDNALGYRRALATLAVAAAVQIVFALLRAGTLGDFFPSSVVHGMLAAIGVIICSKQIHTLLGVAPKAKEPLALLGEIPQSVGRMNPEIALIGVISLVLLFGHMALSKKVALLKRVPAPLLVLVVAVPLGLYFDLDHEHTFTFSDHLYSVGPNFLVNLPGNLLSAVTFPDFSAVASGASIKYIVMFSLVGSIESLLSAKAVDMLDPQKRRSDLDKDLLATGVGNLVAGLIGGLPMISEIVRSSANIGYGAKSRLSNFFHGLFLLLFVTFAPMLIHRIPLAALAAMLIFTGVRLASPSEFVKTFRIGLEQLTIFSFTLVVTLATDLLVGVAAGIVLKLVVHVLNGAPIGGLFRPVIEEHQNGDSVVLRVRHAAVFSNYLKLKKQISKHAQAKHVELDLEHARLVDHTVMERLHELEDEFSRSGRHLRIRGLDQHRGLSPHPLAARKKLSNGTPVGA, via the coding sequence ATGCAATCTCCGTCCACGCCTTCCTCCACGCCCCGTCCCGAGCAGGCGGACGCGTCGACCTGGAAGAGCGATCTCGTCTCTGGCTTCCTGGTCTTCCTCATCGCGCTGCCCCTCTGCCTGGGCATCGCCATGGCGAGCGGCTTTCCGCCGGTCTCCGGCATCCTCACCGCGGTGGTGGGCGGCGTCCTGGCGTCATGGCTGGGAAGCGCCCGGCTGACCATCAAGGGGCCAGCGGCAGGTCTCATCGTCATCGCCCTCGGCGCGGTGCAGGAGTTGGGCCAGGGTGACAATGCCCTGGGTTACCGCCGGGCCCTGGCCACCCTCGCGGTGGCGGCGGCGGTGCAGATCGTCTTCGCGCTGCTGCGCGCCGGGACGCTCGGGGACTTCTTCCCCTCCTCGGTGGTGCACGGAATGCTGGCGGCCATCGGCGTCATCATCTGCTCGAAGCAGATCCACACGCTGCTGGGCGTGGCGCCCAAGGCCAAGGAGCCGCTGGCGCTGCTGGGTGAGATTCCCCAGAGCGTGGGGCGGATGAACCCGGAGATCGCCCTGATTGGCGTCATCAGCCTGGTGCTGCTCTTCGGGCACATGGCGCTGTCCAAGAAGGTGGCGCTCCTCAAGCGCGTGCCGGCCCCGCTGCTGGTGCTGGTCGTCGCGGTGCCCCTGGGCCTGTATTTCGACCTGGACCACGAGCACACCTTCACCTTCTCGGATCACCTGTACTCGGTGGGCCCCAACTTCCTCGTGAACCTGCCGGGCAACCTGCTGTCGGCCGTCACCTTCCCGGACTTCTCCGCCGTCGCCTCGGGTGCTTCCATCAAGTACATCGTCATGTTCTCCTTGGTGGGCAGCATCGAGTCGCTGCTGAGCGCCAAGGCGGTGGACATGCTGGATCCCCAGAAGCGCCGCTCGGATCTGGACAAGGACCTGCTGGCCACGGGCGTGGGCAACCTCGTCGCCGGCCTCATCGGCGGCCTGCCGATGATCTCCGAGATCGTCCGCAGCTCGGCCAACATCGGCTACGGGGCGAAGAGCCGGCTGTCCAACTTCTTCCATGGCCTCTTCCTGCTGCTCTTCGTGACCTTCGCGCCCATGCTCATCCACCGGATTCCGCTGGCCGCGCTCGCCGCGATGCTCATCTTCACCGGCGTGCGCCTGGCCTCGCCGAGCGAGTTCGTGAAGACGTTCCGCATCGGCCTCGAGCAGCTCACCATCTTCAGCTTCACGCTGGTGGTGACGCTGGCGACGGATCTGCTGGTGGGCGTGGCCGCGGGCATCGTGCTGAAGCTGGTGGTGCACGTGCTCAACGGCGCGCCGATCGGCGGCCTCTTCCGGCCCGTCATCGAGGAGCATCAGAACGGGGACAGCGTGGTGCTGCGCGTGCGGCACGCGGCCGTCTTCAGCAACTACCTCAAGCTCAAGAAGCAGATCTCCAAGCACGCCCAGGCGAAGCACGTGGAGCTGGACCTCGAGCACGCGCGCCTGGTGGACCACACGGTGATGGAGCGGCTGCACGAGCTGGAGGATGAGTTCTCCCGGTCGGGCCGCCACCTGCGCATCCGCGGGCTCGACCAGCACCGCGGCCTGTCGCCGCACCCGCTCGCCGCGCGCAAGAAGCTGTCCAACGGCACCCCTGTCGGCGCTTAG
- a CDS encoding RNA polymerase sigma factor: MGRQGARWLEVEDGRGRHPVSGNERAEFEAEVETLMPRLHRFCLTLCRDRAEAEDLLQDSLVRAYLHRDSYQGHGSFLGWLCGIVRNQFIEGRRSAARRRSLLDSVLEGASSVLGSLFTGGVEQPDPESRACQSEQSAMLLRALHALPEKYRLVVLLCDVEELGYEEVASILGMPVGTVKSRHSRGRAQLGTAFQAELDQQECAVRTGGGS; this comes from the coding sequence ATGGGACGACAGGGCGCCAGGTGGTTGGAGGTGGAGGACGGGAGAGGCAGGCACCCCGTGTCCGGTAACGAGCGGGCCGAGTTCGAGGCCGAAGTCGAGACGCTCATGCCCCGGCTGCACCGGTTCTGTCTGACGCTGTGCAGGGACCGGGCGGAGGCGGAGGATCTGCTCCAGGACTCACTGGTGCGCGCCTACCTCCACCGGGACAGCTACCAGGGGCACGGCTCGTTCCTGGGCTGGTTGTGCGGCATCGTCCGCAACCAGTTCATCGAGGGCCGGCGGTCCGCGGCCCGTCGCCGCTCGCTGCTGGACAGTGTGCTGGAGGGCGCCTCCTCGGTGCTCGGTTCTCTCTTCACGGGGGGGGTGGAGCAGCCGGATCCCGAGTCGCGGGCGTGCCAGTCCGAGCAGTCGGCCATGCTGCTGCGCGCCCTGCATGCCCTGCCGGAGAAGTACCGGTTGGTGGTGTTGCTGTGTGACGTGGAAGAGCTGGGCTACGAGGAGGTAGCCTCCATCCTGGGGATGCCCGTGGGCACGGTGAAGAGCCGTCACTCCCGGGGCCGGGCCCAGTTGGGAACAGCCTTCCAGGCGGAGCTGGACCAGCAGGAGTGCGCGGTGCGCACAGGAGGAGGCTCGTGA
- a CDS encoding sensor histidine kinase, whose translation MTLARKLVFALVLLAFSVIAGLETVEVRRELEHSAQDMQHDHRLLGHALSGSFVRAWELEGGEQALLLLAQANRFQSQVKLSWLWLDSPEAAELSPTQREELLAGSDVSFVDERRVPATLRSFTPVEIGPRKGVIEITEPLTEQRLHVSRTVLGTAVATGAIFLAFLGVAMAMGRRLVGRPVQQLVELTHRIGEGDLEARVHLRQKDELATLADAMNQMASGLAAARAQVAAETAARLATLEHLRHADRLGTVGKLASGVAHELGTPLNVVLGRAKMITSGEAEGDETRECALIITQQVQHMTGIIRQLLDFARRRTPQRAPEDLAVLVAHTLRLLHPMATRRGIILASEAEGPLQLEVDAGQLQQALTNLVVNGIQAMKRPGTLRVRLGRARALPPVELGGPEAEWVRLDVMDEGEGISAETLPRVFEPFFTTKDVGEGTGLGLSVSYGLIRDHGGWISVSSEPGRGSCFSIFLPPEARGPQEAEA comes from the coding sequence ATGACGCTCGCGAGGAAGCTCGTTTTCGCCCTGGTGCTGCTCGCCTTCTCGGTCATCGCCGGGCTGGAGACGGTGGAGGTGCGGCGGGAGCTGGAGCACTCGGCCCAGGACATGCAGCATGATCACCGGTTGCTCGGCCACGCGCTGAGCGGCTCCTTCGTCCGGGCCTGGGAGTTGGAGGGCGGGGAGCAGGCGCTGCTGCTGCTGGCGCAGGCCAACCGCTTCCAGTCGCAGGTGAAGCTGAGCTGGCTGTGGCTGGACTCGCCGGAGGCGGCGGAGCTGTCGCCCACGCAGCGCGAGGAGCTGCTCGCGGGGAGCGATGTCTCCTTCGTGGACGAGCGGCGGGTTCCCGCGACGCTGCGCTCCTTCACCCCGGTGGAGATTGGCCCCCGCAAGGGCGTCATCGAGATCACCGAGCCCCTCACGGAGCAGCGTCTGCACGTGAGCCGGACGGTGCTGGGCACGGCGGTGGCCACCGGCGCCATCTTCCTGGCCTTCCTGGGGGTGGCCATGGCCATGGGCCGCCGGCTCGTGGGCCGCCCGGTGCAGCAGCTGGTGGAGTTGACGCATCGCATCGGCGAGGGAGACCTGGAGGCGCGCGTCCACCTGCGTCAGAAGGACGAGCTGGCCACGCTGGCGGACGCGATGAACCAGATGGCCAGTGGCCTGGCGGCCGCCCGCGCGCAGGTGGCGGCCGAGACGGCGGCGCGCCTGGCCACGCTCGAGCACCTGCGGCACGCGGACCGGTTGGGCACGGTGGGCAAGCTCGCCTCCGGCGTGGCCCATGAGCTGGGCACTCCGCTCAACGTGGTGCTCGGCCGGGCGAAGATGATCACCTCCGGGGAGGCCGAGGGGGACGAGACGCGGGAGTGCGCCCTCATCATCACCCAGCAGGTGCAGCACATGACGGGCATCATCCGCCAGTTGCTGGACTTCGCCCGGCGGCGCACGCCCCAGCGGGCCCCGGAGGACCTGGCGGTGCTGGTGGCGCACACGCTGCGGCTGTTGCACCCGATGGCGACGCGGCGCGGCATCATCCTCGCCAGCGAGGCGGAGGGGCCGCTGCAGCTGGAGGTGGACGCGGGGCAGCTCCAGCAGGCGCTCACCAACCTGGTCGTCAACGGCATCCAGGCGATGAAGCGCCCGGGCACCCTGCGGGTGCGGCTGGGCCGGGCGCGCGCCCTGCCGCCGGTGGAGCTGGGCGGCCCCGAGGCGGAGTGGGTGCGGCTGGACGTGATGGACGAGGGGGAGGGCATCTCCGCGGAGACGCTCCCGCGCGTCTTCGAGCCCTTCTTCACCACCAAGGACGTGGGGGAGGGGACGGGCCTGGGGCTGTCCGTCTCCTATGGACTCATCCGGGACCATGGGGGATGGATATCCGTGAGCAGCGAGCCCGGGCGCGGGAGTTGCTTCTCCATCTTCCTTCCACCCGAGGCCCGCGGGCCCCAGGAGGCCGAGGCATGA
- a CDS encoding sigma-54-dependent transcriptional regulator, with protein MSATKGRILVVEDEREMRALLEKGLARRGFIPTVRGRAEEAFPLLETEDFDTVLTDLRMPGMDGLALCERIALNRPDIPVVVLTAFGTLETAVAAIRAGAYDFVTKPVDVDALALVLERAVQHRALREEVRRLRQALGDASADGGWVGESPALRRVYELIERVADSDTSVLITGESGTGKEVAARALHARGRRHAGPFVAINCAAMPEQLLESELFGHARGAFTDAKAARTGLFIKANGGTLFLDEVGEMPLALQPKLLRALQERTVRPVGGDSELPFDARIVAATNRDLELAVEEGRFREDLYYRLNVIGLELPPLRARGNDVLLLAQRFVEHFAGRGGKRVLGLSPAAAQRLLSYTWPGNVRELQNCIERAVALTSYEQLTVEDLPERIRDYRASNRAQAEDVSELVSLEEMERRYIQRVLEAVGGSRTLASRILGVDRKTIYRKLGRRNGGVEDKDDKA; from the coding sequence ATGAGCGCGACGAAGGGCCGCATCCTGGTCGTCGAGGACGAGCGCGAGATGCGCGCGCTGTTGGAGAAGGGGCTGGCGCGCCGGGGGTTCATCCCCACGGTGCGAGGCCGTGCGGAGGAGGCCTTCCCACTGCTGGAGACGGAGGACTTCGACACCGTCCTCACGGACCTGCGCATGCCGGGCATGGACGGGCTGGCGCTGTGCGAGCGCATCGCCCTCAACCGTCCGGACATTCCGGTGGTGGTGCTGACGGCGTTCGGCACGCTGGAGACGGCGGTGGCGGCCATCCGGGCCGGGGCGTACGACTTCGTCACCAAGCCGGTGGACGTGGATGCGCTGGCGCTGGTGCTGGAGCGGGCGGTGCAGCACCGGGCGCTGCGCGAGGAGGTGCGCCGGCTGCGCCAGGCCCTGGGGGATGCGTCCGCGGACGGGGGGTGGGTGGGGGAGAGCCCGGCGCTGCGCCGGGTGTACGAGCTCATCGAGCGGGTGGCGGACTCGGACACCTCGGTGCTGATTACCGGGGAGAGCGGCACGGGCAAGGAGGTGGCCGCCCGGGCCCTGCACGCCCGGGGCCGGCGCCACGCGGGGCCCTTCGTGGCCATCAACTGCGCGGCCATGCCGGAGCAGCTCCTGGAGAGCGAGCTGTTCGGCCATGCCCGGGGCGCCTTCACCGACGCGAAGGCCGCGCGCACCGGCCTCTTCATCAAGGCCAATGGCGGCACCCTCTTCCTGGACGAGGTGGGAGAGATGCCCCTGGCGCTGCAGCCCAAGCTGCTCCGGGCCCTGCAGGAGCGCACGGTGCGTCCGGTGGGAGGAGACTCGGAGTTGCCCTTCGACGCGCGCATCGTCGCCGCCACCAACCGCGATTTGGAGCTGGCCGTGGAGGAGGGGCGCTTCCGCGAGGACCTGTACTACCGGCTCAACGTCATCGGCCTGGAGCTGCCCCCGCTGCGCGCCCGCGGCAATGACGTGCTGCTGCTGGCCCAGCGCTTCGTGGAGCACTTCGCCGGCCGCGGTGGCAAGCGCGTGCTGGGGCTCAGCCCCGCCGCGGCCCAGCGCCTGCTGTCCTACACCTGGCCCGGCAACGTGCGCGAGCTGCAGAACTGCATCGAGCGCGCCGTGGCCCTCACCTCCTACGAGCAGCTCACCGTGGAGGACCTGCCCGAGCGCATCCGCGACTACCGCGCCTCCAACCGTGCCCAGGCGGAGGATGTGTCCGAGCTGGTTTCACTCGAGGAGATGGAGCGCCGCTACATCCAGCGTGTGCTGGAGGCGGTGGGCGGCAGCCGCACCCTGGCCTCGCGCATCCTCGGCGTGGACCGCAAGACCATCTACCGCAAGCTGGGCCGGCGCAATGGCGGCGTCGAGGACAAGGACGACAAGGCCTGA
- a CDS encoding uracil-xanthine permease family protein, giving the protein MPLPLQKKLVLGLQHTIAMFGATVLVPLLTGLNPSVALFGAGLATLLFHVLTGLGVPIFLGSSFAFIAPIIAVLKAEGPAAVGGGLLAAGAMYLVFSALVRLVGIRLVQQVFPPIVTGPVIIVIGLSLAGVAVNQAQSHWGLALVTLLAAIVTSVFARGLFKMIPILIAVIAGYLAALVLGAVEPARLDAIREAAWVGLPPFHGPTFSWSAIFVLAPVALVTFIEHIGDVIVNGRVVGKNFLERPGLPRTLFADGIANMASAVLGGPAATTYAENTGVLAVTRVYDPAVLRIAAGFAMLFGLSPKLAALFQSLPPGVLGGVSILLFGMIASVGIRTLSEARIDFAHSRNLIVVSLILVLGLGGAKIPVAFGDVHLELHGMALAALVGILANALLPASLDREELDAHPSGEPPSGS; this is encoded by the coding sequence ATGCCCCTCCCGCTCCAGAAGAAGCTCGTACTGGGCCTCCAGCACACCATCGCCATGTTCGGCGCCACGGTGCTGGTGCCGCTGCTCACCGGCCTCAATCCCAGTGTGGCCCTCTTCGGAGCGGGGCTCGCCACCCTCCTCTTCCACGTCCTCACCGGGCTGGGCGTCCCCATCTTCCTGGGCAGCAGCTTCGCCTTCATCGCCCCCATCATCGCCGTGCTGAAAGCCGAGGGCCCCGCCGCCGTGGGCGGTGGGCTCCTCGCCGCCGGCGCCATGTACCTCGTCTTCTCCGCCCTGGTGAGGCTCGTCGGCATCCGCCTCGTCCAGCAGGTGTTCCCCCCCATCGTCACCGGGCCCGTCATCATCGTCATCGGGCTGAGCCTCGCCGGGGTCGCCGTCAACCAGGCGCAGAGTCACTGGGGCCTGGCGCTCGTCACGCTGCTGGCCGCCATCGTCACCAGCGTCTTCGCCCGCGGCCTCTTCAAGATGATTCCCATCCTCATCGCCGTCATCGCCGGCTACCTCGCCGCGCTGGTGCTCGGCGCCGTGGAGCCCGCCCGGCTCGACGCCATCCGCGAGGCCGCCTGGGTGGGCCTGCCTCCCTTCCACGGCCCCACGTTCTCGTGGAGCGCCATCTTCGTGCTCGCCCCCGTGGCGCTCGTCACCTTCATCGAGCACATCGGGGATGTCATCGTGAACGGCCGCGTGGTGGGGAAGAACTTCCTCGAGCGTCCCGGCCTGCCGCGCACCCTCTTCGCCGATGGCATCGCCAACATGGCCTCCGCGGTGCTCGGCGGCCCCGCCGCCACCACCTACGCGGAGAACACCGGCGTGCTCGCCGTCACCCGCGTCTACGACCCCGCGGTGCTGCGCATCGCCGCCGGCTTCGCCATGCTCTTCGGCCTCTCGCCCAAGCTGGCCGCCCTCTTCCAGAGCCTCCCGCCCGGCGTGCTCGGCGGCGTCAGCATCCTGCTCTTCGGGATGATCGCCTCCGTGGGCATCCGCACCCTCTCCGAGGCGCGCATCGACTTCGCCCACAGCCGCAACCTCATCGTCGTCAGCCTCATCCTCGTGCTCGGCCTCGGCGGCGCGAAGATTCCCGTGGCCTTCGGCGACGTGCACCTGGAGCTGCACGGGATGGCACTGGCGGCGCTCGTGGGCATCCTCGCCAATGCGCTGCTGCCCGCTTCGCTCGACCGCGAGGAACTGGATGCGCATCCCTCCGGGGAACCCCCGTCCGGCTCGTGA
- a CDS encoding xanthine dehydrogenase family protein molybdopterin-binding subunit produces the protein MSDAVAPKKSWRPTRRQFLLGLGVGGVGALALGLPAMRLGLARAFDKGLTPSSDSLDPTVWFEVLPDDRVRLHLPKVEMGQGIHTALAQIAAEELEVPWERMEAVHATTTHGPVDNRGTSGSMTVVGLYQPLREAAATLREMLRAEAARQLGVPASALVAAGGTLSVKDQPGKKLRYGEVVAKHTGTWEVPEQPPALKPAKDFQVIGKPVPRLDLEAKLTGQGVYGYDQRLPGMLYGATARPPRLGSTLRAAREGKARQQPGVVEVVMGNDFASVAAESREQAHAALAHLELEWTGGESLQQADVDARTTVKDGEGVIVQDEGDVPEHLGRGKQLTAEYRTPLAAHAHLEPQAALVEVKPERVRVWMSTQSPGSIRKQVAKALERDEESVELMPTHLGGGFGRRLDAQAAIEAARLSRATGRPVHVGWTRAEEFRHGFFRPPTHHVLKASLEESGRVLAFEHQQASGDVLFSLIPEAAGVVLGADPGSWRGATIRYTLPHRRVRAQRVRLPVPTATWRGLGLLANTFALEGFMDELAHAAGEDPLAFRLKHLGDDELSRRFRRALEAAAKHAGWGTPAPEGRARGIACSVDAKTVVAQVAEVSVQDGRPRVHRVTCAVDCGLVINPDGATAQVEGGIMMALSSTLSERITLKDGRVEAENFYDYPLLTMKDAPDIDTLLVGDGDQPLGMGEPPMGPVAAAVANALFTLTGKRLRTLPLKL, from the coding sequence ATGAGTGACGCGGTGGCTCCGAAGAAGAGCTGGCGCCCGACGCGCCGGCAGTTCCTGTTGGGCCTCGGCGTGGGAGGCGTGGGAGCGCTCGCCCTGGGTCTGCCCGCCATGCGCCTGGGCCTCGCGCGCGCCTTCGACAAGGGGCTCACGCCCTCGTCGGACTCGCTGGACCCCACCGTCTGGTTCGAGGTTCTTCCGGATGACCGGGTGCGCCTGCACCTGCCCAAGGTGGAGATGGGCCAGGGCATCCACACCGCGCTGGCGCAGATAGCGGCCGAGGAGCTGGAGGTCCCCTGGGAGCGGATGGAGGCGGTGCACGCCACCACCACGCATGGGCCGGTGGACAACCGGGGCACCTCGGGCAGCATGACGGTGGTGGGCCTGTACCAGCCCCTGCGCGAAGCGGCCGCCACGCTCCGGGAGATGCTGCGTGCCGAGGCCGCCCGTCAGCTGGGCGTACCGGCCAGCGCCCTCGTGGCCGCCGGGGGGACGCTGAGCGTGAAGGACCAGCCCGGGAAGAAGCTGCGCTACGGCGAGGTGGTGGCGAAGCACACGGGCACGTGGGAAGTGCCCGAGCAGCCCCCCGCGCTCAAGCCGGCGAAGGACTTCCAGGTCATCGGCAAGCCGGTGCCGCGCCTGGACCTGGAGGCCAAGCTCACCGGCCAGGGCGTGTATGGCTATGACCAGCGGCTGCCCGGCATGCTGTATGGGGCCACGGCCCGGCCGCCGCGGCTGGGGAGCACGCTGCGCGCCGCGCGTGAGGGCAAGGCGCGCCAGCAGCCCGGCGTGGTGGAGGTGGTGATGGGGAATGACTTCGCCTCCGTGGCCGCCGAGTCCCGCGAGCAGGCCCACGCCGCCCTGGCGCACCTGGAGCTGGAGTGGACCGGGGGCGAGTCGCTCCAGCAGGCGGACGTCGATGCCCGGACGACGGTGAAGGACGGAGAGGGCGTCATCGTCCAGGACGAGGGCGACGTGCCGGAGCACCTCGGGCGCGGCAAGCAGCTGACGGCCGAGTACCGCACGCCGCTGGCGGCGCACGCGCACCTGGAGCCGCAGGCCGCGCTGGTGGAGGTGAAACCGGAGCGGGTGCGCGTGTGGATGTCCACCCAGTCTCCCGGGAGCATCCGCAAGCAGGTGGCGAAGGCCCTGGAGCGGGACGAGGAGAGCGTCGAGCTCATGCCCACGCACCTGGGCGGTGGCTTCGGCCGGCGCCTGGACGCCCAGGCCGCCATCGAGGCCGCGCGGCTCTCCCGGGCCACGGGCCGGCCGGTGCACGTGGGGTGGACGCGTGCCGAGGAGTTCCGCCATGGCTTCTTCCGCCCGCCCACGCACCATGTGCTGAAGGCCTCGCTGGAGGAGTCCGGCCGGGTGCTGGCCTTCGAGCACCAGCAGGCCAGCGGTGACGTGCTCTTCTCGCTGATTCCCGAGGCCGCGGGCGTGGTGTTGGGAGCGGACCCTGGCTCCTGGCGCGGGGCCACCATCCGCTACACCCTGCCCCACCGCCGGGTGCGGGCCCAGCGCGTGCGGCTGCCCGTGCCCACGGCCACGTGGCGGGGCCTGGGCCTGCTCGCCAACACCTTCGCGCTGGAGGGCTTCATGGACGAGCTCGCCCACGCCGCGGGGGAGGATCCGCTGGCCTTCCGGCTGAAGCACCTGGGAGACGACGAGCTGAGCCGCCGCTTCCGCCGAGCGCTGGAGGCCGCGGCGAAGCACGCGGGCTGGGGCACGCCCGCTCCCGAGGGCCGGGCCCGTGGCATCGCGTGCTCCGTGGACGCCAAGACGGTGGTGGCCCAGGTGGCCGAGGTCTCCGTGCAGGACGGCCGGCCGCGCGTGCACCGCGTCACCTGTGCCGTGGACTGCGGGCTCGTCATCAACCCGGACGGTGCCACCGCCCAGGTGGAGGGCGGCATCATGATGGCCCTGAGCTCCACCCTGTCCGAGCGGATTACGCTCAAGGACGGGCGGGTGGAGGCGGAGAACTTCTACGACTACCCGCTGCTGACGATGAAGGACGCGCCGGACATCGACACGCTGCTGGTGGGTGACGGCGACCAGCCGCTGGGCATGGGCGAGCCGCCCATGGGTCCAGTAGCCGCCGCCGTGGCCAATGCCCTCTTCACCCTCACCGGGAAGCGCTTGCGGACCCTGCCCCTGAAGCTCTAA
- a CDS encoding (2Fe-2S)-binding protein produces MKLTINDREYEVPDENPHRVLLWVLRDELGLVGTRFGCGAGICGACTVHVNGVATRACLTPASTLAGARIRTVEGLSTPGPDGKPQLHPVQRAFLDGQVPQCGWCMSGQMMSAAALLERNPSPTPDQVVEAMQNNYCRCGTYCRIKKAVLSAAQQLAQETKP; encoded by the coding sequence ATGAAGCTCACCATCAACGACCGGGAGTACGAGGTCCCCGACGAGAACCCCCACCGCGTGCTGCTGTGGGTTCTGCGGGACGAGCTGGGTCTGGTTGGCACCCGCTTCGGCTGCGGTGCCGGCATCTGCGGAGCGTGCACCGTCCATGTGAATGGCGTGGCCACCCGGGCGTGCCTCACCCCCGCGTCCACGCTGGCCGGCGCGCGCATCCGCACCGTGGAGGGCCTGTCCACCCCGGGGCCGGATGGCAAGCCCCAGCTGCACCCCGTGCAGCGGGCGTTCCTCGATGGGCAGGTGCCCCAGTGCGGCTGGTGCATGAGCGGGCAGATGATGAGCGCCGCCGCCCTGCTGGAGCGCAACCCGAGCCCCACGCCTGACCAGGTGGTGGAGGCCATGCAGAACAACTACTGCCGCTGTGGCACCTACTGCCGCATCAAGAAGGCCGTGCTCTCGGCGGCGCAGCAGCTCGCCCAGGAGACGAAGCCATGA
- a CDS encoding aminotransferase class V-fold PLP-dependent enzyme yields the protein MLSRRGFLLTSALAAGAGAVPTGFAAEKSKDWGTVRRQFELDPNYIHLGLFFLASHPRPVREAIARYRQQLESNPLQTVERLVFGGPEEYVPTKVCNAIASYIGGSADDIALTQNTTTGLAVIYQGLPLKPGEEILTTTHDHFVHHEAIRLAAERSGATWRKVPLFDAYDSISADGMVERLRKAIRPETRVLGVTWVHSSSGLKLPLRSIADALAVVNRERTPERRVFFVVDGVHGLGVESPDIVAMGMDAFSAGTHKWIFGPRGTGFVWARPEVWSVMRPLMPSTSSAELFFAWAGGKPPDMPARATWFSPGGFQAFEHYWAVPTAFEFHRAIGPERITGRIHELNAQMREGLAKMPHVTLYTPRSKELSSGMVCFDVKGMTAQQTVQRLAERNRILASTTPYAVPYARVAFGIQNTPDEVEKTLAAIRSMA from the coding sequence ATGCTGAGCCGGCGCGGTTTTCTCCTCACCAGTGCGCTCGCCGCGGGGGCGGGTGCTGTTCCCACCGGATTCGCCGCGGAGAAGTCGAAGGACTGGGGCACCGTGCGGCGGCAGTTCGAGTTGGATCCGAATTACATCCACCTCGGCCTCTTCTTCCTCGCCTCGCATCCCCGCCCGGTGCGCGAGGCCATCGCCCGCTACCGCCAGCAGCTCGAGTCCAATCCGCTCCAGACCGTGGAGCGTCTGGTGTTCGGCGGGCCGGAGGAGTACGTCCCCACGAAGGTGTGCAACGCGATTGCCTCGTACATCGGCGGGAGTGCCGATGACATCGCGCTGACGCAGAACACCACCACCGGCCTCGCCGTCATCTACCAGGGCCTGCCCCTGAAGCCGGGGGAGGAGATTCTCACCACCACGCATGACCACTTCGTGCACCACGAGGCCATCCGCCTCGCGGCCGAGCGCAGCGGTGCGACGTGGCGGAAGGTCCCGCTCTTCGACGCCTATGACAGCATTTCCGCTGATGGCATGGTCGAGCGTCTGCGCAAGGCCATCCGCCCGGAGACGCGCGTGCTGGGCGTGACGTGGGTGCACTCGAGCAGCGGGCTCAAGCTGCCGCTGCGGAGCATCGCCGATGCCCTCGCGGTGGTGAACCGTGAGCGTACGCCCGAGCGCCGGGTCTTCTTCGTCGTCGATGGGGTCCATGGGCTCGGCGTGGAGTCCCCGGACATCGTGGCCATGGGGATGGATGCGTTCTCGGCGGGGACGCACAAGTGGATATTCGGCCCGCGTGGCACCGGCTTCGTCTGGGCCCGCCCCGAGGTGTGGTCCGTCATGCGGCCCCTCATGCCGAGCACCTCGTCCGCCGAGCTGTTCTTCGCCTGGGCCGGCGGGAAGCCTCCCGACATGCCCGCCCGCGCCACCTGGTTCTCCCCCGGCGGCTTCCAGGCCTTCGAGCACTACTGGGCTGTGCCCACGGCGTTCGAGTTCCATCGGGCCATCGGTCCCGAGCGCATCACCGGGCGCATCCATGAGTTGAATGCGCAGATGCGCGAGGGTCTGGCGAAGATGCCGCACGTCACCCTGTACACGCCGCGCTCGAAGGAACTCTCCTCCGGCATGGTCTGCTTCGACGTGAAGGGCATGACGGCGCAGCAGACCGTGCAGCGGCTCGCGGAGCGGAACAGGATTCTCGCCTCGACCACGCCCTACGCCGTGCCCTATGCGCGGGTGGCCTTCGGCATCCAGAACACCCCGGACGAGGTGGAGAAGACGCTCGCCGCCATCCGCTCGATGGCGTGA